In Fragaria vesca subsp. vesca linkage group LG1, FraVesHawaii_1.0, whole genome shotgun sequence, the sequence TATTGGAGTTGGCTTTGGAAATCAGGTACCACGCTCAAATATGGCGCGCATGTTATGTTGTCAGACCGCCAAACAAATGCTTACATAATTAGCAACATAACATGACACATTTGCGGTGTTTGCTACCGTTGCTTGTGACGACATAAAACATTACTTTTATGTTTTTTCCTAATCAAACTCCCTTTGCAGGCAGTCCCACTTTATCTCTCAGAAATGGCACCACCAACATTCCGAGGAGCAATCAACATTGGCTTCCAACTATGTGTTGGCATTGGAGTACTGTCAGCTAACCTCATCAACTTTGGCACCGAAAAGATCAAAAGCGGCTGGGGCTGGCGAATCTCCCTAGCCATGGCAGCAGTTCCAGCTTCATTACTTACACTAGGTGCTCTTTTTCTACCAGAAACACCAAACAGCTTAATCCAACGCACAAATGACCACCAAAGAGCCAAGCTGTTGCTACAACGTACACGAGGAATGGAGGATGTGGAAGCAGAACTGGATGATCTCATCGAAGCAAGTAACAGGTCGAAAACAATCGATCACCCTTTCAGGAAAATTGTACAAAGGAAGTATAGGCCTCAACTAGTTATGGCAGTAGCTATGCCATTCTTTACACAGCTGACTGGAATAAATGTCATCTCTTTTTATGCTCCGATCCTTTTTCGGACAATTGGTCTAAGTGAAAGCATGTCACTATTGTGTGCGGTCATTAGCACAGGAGTGGTGGGAACGGCAGCAACATTCATATCAATGCTTATGGTGGACAAACTAGGACGAAGAGCTTTGTTCCAAATAGGAGGTATTCAAATGTTTGTGTCCCAAATCATTGTAGGCTGCATTATGGCAGCTAAGCTTGGTGATGTTGGTGGCTTGAGCAAAGTACATGCATATTTGGTACTGTTCTTCGTGTGCATATATGTAGCCGGGTTTGCGTGGTCTTGGGGACCCCTAGGATGGTTGATTCCGAGTGAGATTTTTCCGTTGGAGATACGATCAGCTGGACAAAGTATTACAGTGGCGGTAAACTTTCTGTTCACTTTTGCTATTGCTCAGACATTTCTTCCTATGCTCTGCTGCTTCAAGTCTGGTATGTTCTTCTTCTTTGGAGGATGGGTGATGGTAATGACTGCATTTGTGTACTTCTTGTTGCCTGAGACTACGAATATTCCTATTGAGAAAATGGATGAAGTTTGGAAAGAGCATTGGTTTTGGAAGAGGATTCTGGGTGAAGGGAGCAAGGACATCCAGCTGTAAATACTAAAGGTAAGAAGTTTGATACTATGGGTTCTCGGTGTAATATATTGAACCTTGTACTGTTATTGGTTTTGACATGTTTTCTAGCAAGTAAATGAGGATGAAAACAACAGTTACCCTATAGACACACCCCCACCTCCCCTAATGGATCATTTTCATTTGTCAACCGCATAGCTACATTTCTTCAATCCGATATAGAACTGTCAGCTTGTACAAATTGCACTAAGACCGCAAGACAACACATTAACTCGATACAAACTCACTAAAAACCAAAATAAAAGTCTCTTCCTAGTTCATTTTCCTGGATCCTATATTACAGCAGTATCAAGATAGATGTGCAGATTAGAACCTCAACTTAATGCCCCATGCCTCCAAAAGCGTTGTCAAGTACAAGTCCAGCAATGACCGTGGAGTGAAAGCAGCTGTGTAAGATATCAACACTTTCTACTTTTACTCTTGCTGATCCTTGATTTGCTAGATTCAGTAGGCGGTTTCCAGATGATATCCTCAAGATTGCTACAAAAGTTCTTGTAAAACTGTAGAACAGTAGGGAATCAGAAACTAAAGATAAAGCAGTACACTACTCGCAAGGAGAGACACACCTGACATGAGTACACCTAAAGGTGAAGTAAGTTACCTTATAATGAGATTCAAACTAAAAACTAACCTTGAGGAATTCACTAGCATCTCCAGCAGCTTTCTGAATGTCTACCATATAATAGGTTGGAGCAACTTCGAAAATCTTCATTCAATAAAGAAAAGAATCAGGGATTCAATTTACTAATTTAAAAAGCGTTATTTCAGGCTTAGCATCAGAAGTGCCTGCTTACTTCGAGAATAATGGAGAAATGAGAAGTTTTATTTGCCGAAAGACCCTCCACTCGCATCTGAAATAATAACAGAACAGAGTGTGTTGCTTTAGTAGTTGATGTTTCAAGAAATGTTATCCAGTCCTAGGAAACACTCACATTAGACAGTGAAAGACTGAATAAAGACTTTGTATATATCATGATATTGGAGAAAGAAAAAATAAATCACGGACCAAAGGTGTGGAATAGTGTAGAAAATCCTAGCTGTATACCTTATAGTTGCGGATGTGTGTCTTGAAACCCATTGATTGTGCAACAACTTCCATGCTTGATAGTACGACCTTTGCTGGCTTTTGTGAGACAAAGCGAGTCTGATACTTCATACAATCCTATGAATGAGGAAAGAAATTAATACATTTTTATTACTAGCAAACTGACACAAGAAAACCATATCTCTTATGTGACAACATTGAAATCCATGATGTTCAAGATTAATTTCAATTCATTCATAGTGTGACAGATTGAAAGATAAGTTTACTAAATTAGCTAGTTTCCAGGCTGCAGATATGAAATACCCAACATGTAATGGCCACAATACAAATGTAGAGGTATCATTTACTCAGCTACTATAGATAGAGGGAAATAAATTATAAGCTAATGTCTTACCTTGCCACGGTCAAACATTGACGCCAGGTTCAGGCCTTGAGATAAGATGATCAAGTCAAATGCATTAAGAACTAAAGGACCCATGTCCTCACTTCCCTGGTGCTCGCTATCCCTTTCTTCCTACATAGAGCCATATATATCAAGCAAGTTAATATAGCTTTCAATCTCAACTAAGTAATGTATCTTCTCAAAACCTTACCAACCTCGGTCTCGTCAAAGACAGCATTTACATCATCAAGATTTACATCTTCATATTCTAATATTTTGGGAGGAACATAATTTTTCTGAAACCACTCATCATTTCTGATCTGTTGAATTGTAATACGCTGCATTGACACAAAGCCACACACGATAAACACATTTCAGAAACGACTCGGTATAACTAACGGAAAGTAATTCAAAATAAACCTTATAACATTACTACCAAGAATTCAATCCACAGACTTCAATTATAGTAATTAGTCTAGTTCATACTTTTCTGATAAATCACCACATCTAGAGAACCTTGGTGCGGCATTATAAAGGCCTTGAGATAAGAGGTTTATTCCCATTAACAAAGGACCCATGTCAGAATAAACCTCTTATAGTAATTAACAAAGGCGCACATCAAGACTATTCAGAATAAGGTAATGCTAATGGGAATAAACCTCTTTAGATTGCGTATGATGGTGAAAACATAGAATTACCAAACCAAATAAAAAGATCCATGGCTTGCATGGCTCAAACAAGGGGACACAGATGGAGCACCACCTTCCCACTATTAGATTGATAGGGTTCTACATTATTAAGAACTGATCGCTGATTGTTAGTACGCTACAGATAAATTATACTTCGCATTGTTTTTTCTGTTCTAATTGGAAAGAAACTTATTAGAGAACTTAAAATAATTGCAGAAGCCAAGCATGTGAAACTCTGAATATTAATAATAAAACAGTATTCATAGTTGGTAATAACTAACCCCCTATTCTAATTAGAAATCCAATCCCCAAATACAACTTATTCATGTTTAGAATTTTCCATTATATACAAATAGTACCTAAAAAAAATCTGCAAGCTATAAGTACCAACTTTAACAATCACATTACCGCTTTTTAATTGTTAGAAAGCAAATATTACATGTGTTTCTATGGAACATCCTAGTAGCCTATTCTTCATTTGAACCATATAGGAACTAAAAGAAATAGTGTTGCAAGAACTTAGACCAGTATAACCAAACAGCCAAATGCGTTCTTCCACATAATTCTATCATACTAGCATCAGTCCATGGCCCCAAACCCCAGAATGGTGAACTAAAGCAGATTAATGTATGACAAGGTATTGTGTTTAA encodes:
- the LOC101302687 gene encoding hexose carrier protein HEX6-like, which encodes MAAGLAMTSEHRHYNGKLTLLVVLSCMIAAMGGIIFGYDIGISGGVTSMEPFLKKFFPEVYTKMKQDAKVSNYCKFDSPLLTTFTSSLYIAGLVASFFASSVTGAFGRKPSILVAGASFLAGSALGGAAVNLFMLITGRILLGIGVGFGNQAVPLYLSEMAPPTFRGAINIGFQLCVGIGVLSANLINFGTEKIKSGWGWRISLAMAAVPASLLTLGALFLPETPNSLIQRTNDHQRAKLLLQRTRGMEDVEAELDDLIEASNRSKTIDHPFRKIVQRKYRPQLVMAVAMPFFTQLTGINVISFYAPILFRTIGLSESMSLLCAVISTGVVGTAATFISMLMVDKLGRRALFQIGGIQMFVSQIIVGCIMAAKLGDVGGLSKVHAYLVLFFVCIYVAGFAWSWGPLGWLIPSEIFPLEIRSAGQSITVAVNFLFTFAIAQTFLPMLCCFKSGMFFFFGGWVMVMTAFVYFLLPETTNIPIEKMDEVWKEHWFWKRILGEGSKDIQL